The proteins below are encoded in one region of Scomber japonicus isolate fScoJap1 chromosome 24, fScoJap1.pri, whole genome shotgun sequence:
- the LOC128354448 gene encoding CD48 antigen-like isoform X1, which yields MWLLYLLFWTAVRASKPHYGKLHGVAVLTPDHVGVHITDITWKHGSVVAMEWHGTGKGSSHGNFQGRALLDTGTGEMTIETLTKGDDGIYTATINTNLTSQTKLLVISPVPKPSISVKCDTTTCTFNCEAKLTDAGPVTYWWKADYRRWTSTSRQRITKEDKEEWFSCIVENPVSSHRSDEIFNPFLPSSKTWIYILVAVILAVGILGFLGYKYKTK from the exons ATGTGGCTGTTATACCTTCTGTTTTGGACTGCAGTGAGAGCCAGCA AACCACACTACGGGAAATTACATGGTGTAGCTGTTCTCACACCAGACCATGTGGGGGTTCACATCACAGACATAACGTGGAAACATGGATCTGTTGTGGCCATGGAGTGGCACGGTACTGGAAAAGGTTCATCCCACGGAAATTTCCAAG GTCGTGCTTTGTTGGACACTGGAACTGGAGAGATGACGATTGAAACACTGACTAAAGGCGACGACGGCATCTACACAGCAACAATCAATACCAACCTTACCAGCCAGACTAAACTCCTGGTCATCT cTCCTGTCCCTAAACCCTCCATCTCTGTAAAATGTGACACTACGACCTGTACCTTCAACTGTGAAGCCAAACTCACAGATGCTGGACCAGTCACCTACTGGTGGAAGGCGGATTACAGGAGGTGGACTTCAACCTCCCGGCAAAGAATAACAAAG gAGGATAAGGAGGAGTGGTTCAGCTGTATAGTTGAAAACCCAGTCAGCTCCCACAGAAGTGATGAAATCTTCAATCCCTTCCTACCAA gTAGTAAGACATGGATCTACATCTTAGTAGCAGTGATTCTGGCTGTGGGCATCTTAGGATTCCTAGGATACAAATACAAAACTAAAT ag
- the LOC128354448 gene encoding CD48 antigen-like isoform X2 yields MWLFYLLFWTAVRANEPHYGKLHGVAVLTPDHVGVHITDITWKHGSVVAMEWHGTGKGSSHGNFQGRALLDTGTGEMTIETLTKGDDGIYTATINTNLTSQTKLLVISPVPKPSISVKCDTTTCTFNCEAKLTDAGPVTYWWKADYRRWTSTSRQRITKEDKEEWFSCIVENPVSSHRSDEIFNPFLPSSKTWIYILVAVILAVGILGFLGYKYKTK; encoded by the exons AACCACACTACGGGAAATTACATGGTGTAGCTGTTCTCACACCAGACCATGTGGGGGTTCACATCACAGACATAACGTGGAAACATGGATCTGTTGTGGCCATGGAGTGGCACGGTACTGGAAAAGGTTCATCCCACGGAAATTTCCAAG GTCGTGCTTTGTTGGACACTGGAACTGGAGAGATGACGATTGAAACACTGACTAAAGGCGACGACGGCATCTACACAGCAACAATCAATACCAACCTTACCAGCCAGACTAAACTCCTGGTCATCT cTCCTGTCCCTAAACCCTCCATCTCTGTAAAATGTGACACTACGACCTGTACCTTCAACTGTGAAGCCAAACTCACAGATGCTGGACCAGTCACCTACTGGTGGAAGGCGGATTACAGGAGGTGGACTTCAACCTCCCGGCAAAGAATAACAAAG gAGGATAAGGAGGAGTGGTTCAGCTGTATAGTTGAAAACCCAGTCAGCTCCCACAGAAGTGATGAAATCTTCAATCCCTTCCTACCAA gTAGTAAGACATGGATCTACATCTTAGTAGCAGTGATTCTGGCTGTGGGCATCTTAGGATTCCTAGGATACAAATACAAAACTAAAT ag